The DNA window CAGGTGTCCGGTAAAAACAGGGGTTCCGGTCCAGGAACCGGAGGGTATATGGCGCGTTAGATGATCCGGCGAGCCGTAATTGCCGCCAGGTTCCGGTTCCTAACAGGAAGGTTCATCGTGAGCAAAGCCAAGTCTGACAAAACCTCGCCCGAACTCGACACCCCGACCGACCTGCCGCGCGCTGCGGTGGACAAGCTTTCGGCCTCGCTCAACACGCTGCTGGCCGACGCCTTCGCGCTTTACGTGAAGACCAAGAATTTCCACTGGCATGTCAGCGGCCGGCATTTCCACGATTATCACATCATGCTCGACGAGCAGTCCGATGCGATTTTCGCCACCACCGATCAGCTGGCTGAGCGGGTGCGCAAGCTCGGCGGCACCACGTTGCGCTCGATCGGGCAAATCGGGAAACACCAGACCATCAAGGACAACAATGAGGAATATGTCCCGCCGCGCGAAATGTTGCGCGAGCTGATGGAAGACAACAAGCACGTGGCGGCGGCGATGCGAAAGGCCCACGAACTCGCCGACGACAACAAGGATTCCGGCACCGCCGGATTGCTCGAGACCTTCATCGACGAGACCGAGCGCCGCACCTGGTTCCTGTTCGAAGCCAGCCGCCAGGAAGGCGGCAACGAGGCTTAAGCGCGACAACGAGGCCAGGAGCCGTCGCCTCGTTATTGCAAGCCGCGACAGCGACGAAGCAATCCGTTGCTTGCCGACGACTCAATCTGGCGGATGGATCGCAGGGTGGGCAAAGGCGCTCTTTGGCGCCGTGCCCACCGTTCACAACGCGATGCGGAAATAGCTGCCGTGCAGATGGTGGGCACGCTTCGCTTTGCCCACCCTACCGCTTGCTGCCGCCATGCTTCTTCCATAGCGTCACCAGTGGGCCGCTTTCTCCCATCACCGGATCGGTGCGCGGCAGCTTTACTTCCGGAATGGTCTTCAGCGCCTTTGTGTGATTTTCAGGCGTCGGGCGCGTGATCTGCATTTTGGGTCCGGGCGGGTAAGCGCCGATCACGCAGAAATCGCCGCTGGCGGACAGGCATTGGTGCCCGGTGCCGGCGGGCAGGATGGCGACGTCGCCGGCGGAAATCTCAAATTCCTTGCCGTGGTCGCCGCCGAAGCGCACGCGCGCGTGGCCGCGGGCGACGCCGAGCGCTTCGTGCACGGTGGCATGGTAATGCAGATAGTCGTAGACGCCGTTGCGCCACATATCGCCCCAGCCATTGGCGCCGAACAGTCCCTCGATGGTTTTCTCGGGATGATCGTTCTCGACGGGAACTACACCCTTGTAGACCAGAAACGGCATCGGATTATTGGGAACAAGGCCATCGTCCGCAAAGACAACGGCGAACGGTTCGACGTCGGCGCTGACAACCGGCATGATTATCTCCTGCGGTGGTTTCTCCTGTGCGTCAGGATAACGCGTAGATCAAACCGGCGTCAGCGGCTCACGTTCCCTTTTTCGTTTCGTTGGGAAACTCGAAAATGAGGCAGGTGGTGGTGGCATGCGCCAGCAGGCGGCCCTTGGCGTCGGTAATGCGCGCTTCGGCGGTCGCGGCGCGGCGGCCGACATTGAGCGTATGGCCTTCGGTGCGGATGGTTCCGGTATCCTTGGTCATGCCCCGGATGAAACTGATCTTGAATTCGAGCGTGGTGTAGCCGGTGCCGGCCGGCAGCATGGAATGGACCGCGAGCCCCATCGCGGAATCCAAAAGGATCGCGGCGTAGCCGCCATGCACCGAGCCGATCGGATTGTAGTGCCGCTCGCCCGGGATGCTGTGGATGACGACGGCGCCAGGCTCGGCCGTGCAATCGAACGGCCCGACGTTCTGCATGATCGGCGGCTCCGGCAATTGGCCGGAGAAGATGGCGCGGACGAAATCAATGCCCGCCATCGAGGCCATGATCTCGGTCGGAACGACGCCATGTTCGGTATTACGGGAAGCGTGATCGGGCATGCCAGAATTCCTACGTATGATGACGGACATCATATTAAACGGCGCGCAGATAGCCAGCGCTAACAAGAGAACCTCGTCATTGCGAGGAGCGAAGCGACGAAGCGATCCAGTCTTTCTCTGGACAGATATTTGGATTGCTTCGCGGAGCCTGTCATCGGGCGCGCATTCGCGCGACCCGTGGGCTCGCAATGATGGCAGGACGGGTCGCTACGCGCTCTTCTTCGCCCGCATCAGCTCCGCAAACCGCTTGAACAGGTAATGCGAGTCGCGCGGGCCGGGCGATGCTTCAGGGTGATACTGCACCGAGAATACCGGCTTGCCGTCGAGCTGGATGCCGCAATTGGAGCCGTCGAACAGCGAGATATGGGTTTGCGTCGCGCCT is part of the Bradyrhizobium canariense genome and encodes:
- a CDS encoding Dps family protein, translated to MSKAKSDKTSPELDTPTDLPRAAVDKLSASLNTLLADAFALYVKTKNFHWHVSGRHFHDYHIMLDEQSDAIFATTDQLAERVRKLGGTTLRSIGQIGKHQTIKDNNEEYVPPREMLRELMEDNKHVAAAMRKAHELADDNKDSGTAGLLETFIDETERRTWFLFEASRQEGGNEA
- a CDS encoding PaaI family thioesterase; protein product: MPDHASRNTEHGVVPTEIMASMAGIDFVRAIFSGQLPEPPIMQNVGPFDCTAEPGAVVIHSIPGERHYNPIGSVHGGYAAILLDSAMGLAVHSMLPAGTGYTTLEFKISFIRGMTKDTGTIRTEGHTLNVGRRAATAEARITDAKGRLLAHATTTCLIFEFPNETKKGT